Sequence from the bacterium genome:
CGTTACCTTCATCCCATCATATGCAAGCTCAACCCCGGACGGCAATGTCTTATTGACCTCGTCATGGTCGAAATCATGCGAAAGGTGAGTGAGCGCGGTGCGTTTGGGCTTTATACGGCTCACTACTTCCAGCGCCTGTTCGAGGTTGAAGTGAGTGGGATGCCGATTGAACCTTAACGCATCAAGTACTAAGAAGTCCAAGCCGCGCAATCGTTCCACTGATTTTTGAGGAATTCTGCTGACATCGGTGACATAAGCAAACCCGCCAAACC
This genomic interval carries:
- a CDS encoding MBL fold metallo-hydrolase, with protein sequence FGGFAYVTDVSRIPQKSVERLRGLDFLVLDALRFNRHPTHFNLEQALEVVSRIKPKRTALTHLSHDFDHDEVNKTLPSGVELAYDGMKVTI